Proteins from a genomic interval of Anas platyrhynchos isolate ZD024472 breed Pekin duck chromosome 4, IASCAAS_PekinDuck_T2T, whole genome shotgun sequence:
- the LOC113843439 gene encoding uncharacterized protein: MEGDCDQREGRASRHHQPCLCCGENAFKFVVAGFALISGMCIALSVHHAQPTHQHLQEQVSLSHLARHPDKWAAVQHRVRRYAKIGMDWPWSQAHVKYTGSMGLSSNKGLNLSTVVMHGAEVYLENEWSWDSTSRLPQLLGKVGQEIKVGCRVVNGSTHQRVTQISITEIKTKKSQKKNCAMEKLDCWCNFTLVQPVFVVCLWAQNSVGLSFKFKISTTMHSFSALKVPRCHFLAWRAARYAEVGNQVKLEIRYSQGSITDLRKINGTTVTITAPNGRKWVVLLNCPQDNKILNRSELKPEASWYSQDYGYCPHPLVNLQVWCQGNLNVEMSPELGGKWLIGGPEGFQKEFPIFAVQRPFVSKIGPYVVKQNHIQELLTSPVRSLKKVVLSLSTVNISSVRPHCTPFLSTLYTGWLAWLHSRSIQGARARRDLLATALGGGGAGLGVLNSMNVEVLANKLEAVTSGVQGILSPLNSSLASLGMGQWLVSEVLPTWEKISEKDHQVLLQALGIEQNNVSLALSCIQAQMWVQSVVAGILRDGDNGVLPTEIRKIVWDAATDKERQLQAWWRLVNFTHDQVLDAVIAYVLTVAEARIEKVYPIVALGVNTNGSVVYPLDHRMWARVSDKKWQSVDLEACILERGLGFICEDDALKASDVCFDTSEGVCHFEINPQSNNKTVLVYVGKGCVCFRTMCKYVQINDIYNQTVFNDSNMCACNVAIIRGCDFVYKPPVFTSQLLIRNYTLYRSITPTPIGMDLSLVKEMLEHANLQQLLENAKAEAKKILITVHHDGNVIKQVIERIKRVGEHHWWEMFFGWSPTATGIFNALLHPVVIILLMQACVCFAMVATCYWIRQVRLCIDSQLNQLGLAKRLLP; this comes from the coding sequence atggaaggCGATTGTGACCAGCGGGAAGGGCGAGCTTCGCGGCATCACCAGCCCTGTTTGTGCTGCGGggaaaatgctttcaaatttgTGGTTGCAGGATTTGCTTTGATTTCTGGTATGTGTATAGCGCTGAGCGTGCATCACGCCCAACCAACCCACCAGCACCTCCAAGAACAAGTCAGTCTTTCCCACTTAGCCAGACACCCCGACAAATGGGCCGCAGTCCAGCACAGGGTTAGACGATACGCAAAAATTGGCATGGATTGGCCCTGGTCTCAAGCTCACGTAAAATATACGGGAAGCATGGGATTAAGTTCTAACAAAGGCTTAAATTTGTCAACAGTAGTTATGCACGGGGCTGAGGTGTATCTGGAAAACGAatggagctgggacagcacAAGCAGACTTccacagctgctggggaaggtgggCCAAGAAATAAAAGTAGGGTGCAGGGTAGTTAATGGTTCCACTCATCAGCGGGTAACTCAAATCTccataactgaaataaaaaccaagaagagtcagaaaaaaaactgtGCCATGGAAAAATTGGATTGTTGGTGCAACTTTACTCTAgtccagcctgtatttgtggtCTGTCTCTGGGCCCAAAACAGCGTGGGACTGTCATTTAAATTTAAGATTAGCACTACGATGCATTCGTTTTCTGCCCTTAAGGTCCCAAGGTGCCATTTTTTGGCCTGGCGTGCAGCCCGATATGCTGAAGTGGGGAACCAAGTAAAATTGGAAATTAGATACTCTCAAGGAAGTATAACTGACCTGAGGAAAATTAACGGCACCACTGTGACTATCACTGCCCCTAATGGCCGTAAGTGGGTCGTGTTATTAAATTGCCCCCAGGACAACAAAATTCTCAATAGATCTGAATTAAAGCCGGAGGCCTCATGGTACAGCCAGGATTATGGATACTGCCCACACCCGCTCGTAAACCTCCAGGTGTGGTGTCAAGGAAACCTGAACGTAGAAATGTCCCCCGAGCTTGGAGGAAAGTGGTTGATAGGAGGCCCTGAAGGATTTCAGAAAGAGTTCCCCATCTTTGCTGTCCAGCGTCCCTTTGTTTCAAAAATAGGCCCGTACGTGGTCAAGCAAAACCACATCCAAGAGCTATTGACCAGCCCTGTCCGGTCATTGAAGAAGGTGGTGCTGTCCCTGTCTACGGTTAATATTTCCTCCGTCAGACCGCACTGCACCCCCTTCCTGTCCACCCTCTACACCGGCTGGCTCGCGTGGCTTCACAGCCGCTCCATCCAGGGGGCCCGGGCCAGGAGAGACCTTCTGGCCACGGcgctgggaggaggaggcgcTGGGCTGGGAGTTCTCAACAGCATGAACGTTGAGGTCCTGGCCAACAAGCTGGAGGCCGTCACATCGGGCGTTCAGGGCATCCTCAGCCCCCTGAACTcatccctggccagcctggggATGGGGCAGTGGCTTGTGTCGGAGGTGTTGCCCACTTGGGAAAAAATAAGTGAGAAAGACCACCAGGTGCTGTTGCAGGCGCTGGGAATCGAGCAAAATAACGTCTCCCTTGCTCTCAGCTGCATCCAGGCCCAGATGTGGGTGCAGAGTGTCGTTGCAGGTATCCTGAGGGACGGTGACAACGGCGTCCTCCCCACCGAGATCCGCAAGATCGTGTGGGACGCGGCCACGGACAAGGAGCGGCAGCTCCAAGCCTGGTGGAGGCTGGTGAACTTCACCCACGACCAGGTCCTCGATGCAGTCATCGCCTACGTCCTGACCGTGGCGGAGGCCCGCATCGAAAAGGTTTACCCCATCGTGGCCCTGGGGGTTAACACTAACGGGTCCGTGGTCTACCCGCTGGACCACCGCATGTGGGCACGGGTGTCAGACAAAAAGTGGCAGTCGGTCGATCTGGAAGCCTGCATTTTGGAGCGGGGGCTGGGTTTTATTTGCGAAGATGACGCCCTTAAGGCAAGCGATGTTTGCTTTGATACCAGCGAGGGGGTGTGCCATTTCGAGATCAACCCGCAGAGCAATAACAAAACCGTGTTAGTTTATGTAGGGAAAGGGTGCGTGTGTTTCAGAACGATGTGTAAATACGTGCAAATCAATGACATTTACAATCAGACCGTGTTCAATGATTCAAATATGTGTGCTTGCAATGTAGCTATCATTAGGGGCTGTGATTTTGTCTATAAGCCGCCTGTGTTCACTAGTCAATTGCTAATCAGAAACTATACCCTGTATCGTAGTATAACCCCGACCCCGATCGGCATGGATTTGTCGCTAGTCAAAGAAATGTTAGAGCATGCAAATTTACAGCAGCTTTTAGAAAACGCTAAGGCAGAAGCTAAAAAAATCCTAATAACTGTACACCACGATGGCAATGTTATAAAGCAGGTAATAGAGCGGATTAAGAGGGTGGGAGAGCACCACTGGTGGGAAATGTTCTTTGGCTGGTCCCCCACCGCCACTGGCATCTTTAACGCCCTCCTGCATCCCGTTGTGATCATCCTGCTCATGCAAGCCTGCGTGTGCTTTGCCATGGTGGCCACTTGTTACTGGATAAGGCAGGTGAGGCTCTGCATCGACAGCCAGCTGAACCAACTGGGGCTGGCCAAGCGCCTCCTACCATAG
- the LOC101801865 gene encoding zinc finger matrin-type protein 1-like, whose translation MAAEGGRERQQEAAPQPQLGRGADILDEATRKDLFTDAFCKVCSAVLQSESQRMSHYESKKHARKVCLYTQMHAEKDERQKHGKKKKANYINFQVHRSGEEDKYCCLCNMFFSCPITALSHYLGKIHAKNLKQASRDEVLMAVQSTQPVPALQKPAAEKPLLPSKAEEFASASSTSLELNDTKYCRLCCVPLDNLFSAQQHYVGKKHRRNIARKKIMEELGDEALLAEVRINDSLFSVAWRGPYMCRVCDVMFSSIEMYRSHVQGRKHQIRATTVVNLTENSKKTYELTDCIQVPKATGLEQRTYLRTAEEEEFRDKDAKGGSDLGGVVSSTFKREQGWHSNVFSETQSSPNIGEKRWPSWPSACEHALEKTPNCNVGHCAGEQASEVATIREKGFRQSVAESKDYCKLEVDETFTSCYSEQKLQIKHSEEEKYISEELKCKKEATTPKRKESSEYADFGKENERQKQIKFDIDLVNEKKSKPYKGERLEQNPAEKESTKHRKDEEKPQTDGKTEELLWD comes from the exons cAGACATTTTAGATGAGGCAACGAGGAAGGACCTGTTCACCGATGCTTTCTGTAAGGTTTGCAGTGCAGTGCTGCAGTCTGAGTCCCAAAGGATGTCCCACTATGAG AGCAAAAAGCATGCTCGGAAAGTTTGTCTTTACACCCAAATGCACGCTGAGAAGGATGAGAGGCAGAAGCAtggcaaaaagaagaaagcaaactaTATTAATTTTCAG GTGCATAGGAGTGGTGAAGAAGATAAATACTGCTGTCTCTGCAACATGTTCTTTTCCTGCCCAATTACTGCATTGTCTCACTACTTGGGAAAGATCCACGCTAAAAACCTGAAGCAAGCATCAAGAGACGAAGTCCTGATGGCAGTACAGAGCACACAGCCTGTTCCTG CTTTACAGAAGCCAGCAGCTGAGAAGCCCTTGCTGCCTTCAAAAGCTGAGGAGTTTGCATCAGCCTCCAGCACGAGTTTGGAGTTAAACGATACGAAGTACTGCCGGCTCTGCTGTGTTCCCCTCGATAATCTGTTCTCAGCCCAGCAGCATTATGTTGGgaagaaacacagaagaaacatagcacggaaaaaaataatggaggaGCTGGGAGACGAAGCTCTGCTTGCAGAAGTCAGAATAAATG ATTCCTTATTCTCTGTGGCTTGGCGTGGTCCTTACATGTGCCGTGTTTGTGATGTCATGTTTTCATCTATAGAAATGTACCGGTCCCACGTGCAAGGGAGAAAACACCAGATTAG AGCAACAACAGTTGTCAATCTCACGGAGAATTCAAAGAAAACTTATGAATTAACAGATTGCATTCAAGTTCCGAAAGCTACAGGTCTAGAGCAGAGAACATATTTGAGAACAGCAGAAGAGGAAGAGTTTCGAGATAAAGATGCCAAAGGAGGAAGTGACCTCGGTGGGGTTGTGTCTTCAACCTTTAAGCGTGAACAAGGCTGGCACTCCAACGTTTTCTCAGAAACCCAGTCATCTCCAAATATCGGGGAAAAGAGATGGCCCAGTTGGCCATCAGCTTGTGAGCATGCACTGGAAAAGACACCTAATTGTAACGTGGGACACTGTGCAGGAGAGCAAGCATCTGAGGTGGCCACCATCAGAGAGAAAGGCTTTAGACAGTCAGTTGCAGAATCTAAAGACTACTGCAAACTTGAGGTTGATGAAACTTTTACCAGCTGCTACAGTGAACAGAAACTTCAGATAAAACATAGCgaggaggaaaaatacattAGTGAAGAGCTGAAGTGTAAGAAAGAAGCCACAACaccaaaaaggaaggaaagtagTGAATATGcagattttggaaaagaaaacgagaggcaaaagcaaattaaatttgACATAGACTTGGTAAATGAGAAGAAATCGAAGCCTTATAAAGGCGAAAGACTTGAACAAAACCCTGCTGAGAAAGAGAGCACTAAGCACAGAAAGGATGAAGAGAAGCCACAGACAGATGGCAAAACAGAAGAGCTACTTTGGGATTAA